The sequence GTTGGGGTATTGCGAGCACTTGAAGAACCTCAGCAGCAACCACAACAAACTGAACTGTCAGGGatgtttctctcttctttctGATTATTCTCGAATACTATTCGATCGTGGTAAAAGGTTCGTAGTTATTAGCAGGTATCCTTGTTATGTTAGAAGCATTTCTAAgatttgttttgatttacttgCTTCTTCTTCGGTTGTTTTTAACGGGATAATTATTCGAATGGTTGATTATGATGAAATTTTTGTTTCTAAGATGGTTGGCAACCATGGGTACCAATCAGATTAGTTGTTTAgtgaattttttttgttggtatGTCAGTTGAAGGAGGTGTTCCTAGTACTGCTTGGCAGGAGTTTGATAAAATGCTTCAATGAAGTATTTTGTGTTTGAAGAACAAAACTGTTACCAGTCACCAATTGGCTAGTGGGAGTTCTCCTTACTCTTGTTCCAAGTTTAATGGTAGGGTATTTGATCGTGGGAGAGTTGTTGAACTTATAGGAAGGTGTTCTTGTTTTGACGGTGCTTCTGATTTATATGTTGATATAATGCATAATACTATTCTGTGGAGTTATTATATAGAAGCAGATTTCTTACTTTTGCAGCTCACCGATGGGTTACCTATGGAAGTAAAATGTCTTCATATTCGATCAACAAAGATTCGTCTTAACGCAAAAGAGGAAATTTATCTTTTCCAGGTGAAGTATGTGTTGCCTGAGGCGCTTTTGGTTTGTCAGTTTGAGTCTTGGGGTATTGATTTTGTCCGATTTCTTCAAGACGTTTTTAAGCCAGCAACTGAATGGTTTAGCCAAGCAATTGTTACAGGTTATTTTAGATTTTTAAGGATGGGTTTCTTCTTATATAAACCCAGTTCTGCATCTGTGTTGTATGGGAATCTTGCTAttcgagaagaagaaaagaagttacACCCCAATAGTGCCAAGATTGTTCTCAACTCCTTGTTTCTTGCTCAATATGAATCTGATTATGATACTCGACCGTGGAGTTGGTATGGTGCTGTTTATAAATATCTTTATTTTGAGTATGGTCGGCCATTGTTCAATCCTCGAAAGGATTTCGAATTCTGTAAATGGAGTTTCTGTTTGGTCAAATGTGATTTCACAATTGAGAATATTTATGCCTGCATAAAATGGTGGGATGAGCATGATATGGAATTGGTTAATTTGTTTGTTTTCAAACTGAGGTACTCTTTAGAATTTCTGTTTGACGGCTCGATTGTATTTGTGCTACAGAAATGGGTAGAGATTCTGAATGTTGGCAAGTGGTGCAATGAAATTCTACAACAACTTACTGTTTTCCGTAGTAATTTGATTGTGCAGAAGAGAAGGGGGAGTGGGTCAAGACAAGAGCCGGTTGATCAAGGGGTGGGTAGATGTATCAGTTTTCTTGCCCCAAGAGataattttcagaagagttttgtTACAGCTAGTTCAAACTCAATCCAGAGGCGACTGAATGGTGCAGGTGTGAAGGTTCATAGATTATTTCACATGGTTATGAATAGTGGAACAGTTGGTGCTGCTAGAGTTTTTAAGAATACAAATGAACTGTTAGATCATGTGTTGCACAGTAGAAGATGGAGTTTCAGTGGTGATCTAGGTTCTTTAGTATGGCTTCTGAAATGTGGGTTCTTTAGTGGTCTGACAATCCTATGTAAAGAATCAGTTAAGGTTGTAACTGACAAACAAGAGGGTGATAGTTGTGTGCTTGCAAGGTTACTGGGACCTCAGTCAGTATTTCGCATTCCACAAATGTTAAAGATGGCAGCACTGTTGAGGTGGAAACTCAAGTTAGTGTCTACAGGTTGGTGGAGTGTGGGAAATGATAGCCTAGTGTTGCAGCCAGAGGTAGGGAAGAAAGATGCATTCCTCTTTATATCAGCTAACAAAGAAGGAGATGAAACTATTTTAAGGATAATGGGTTATGTGCATGTGCTCATGAAACTAACAGTTGGGATTGAACTTGAAGTGATGAAGATACTGGCAAGGGCGTTGTTAATCTTATCCCTACACTTGGTCATTACTATACTGTTCAGGGTACCCAGGATATTCATTATGCATCTGAAAGAAAATATGATGTTGATTGAAAAGCTTGAAGCAGTTCATCTAATGGGAGAACAACCATCTGGTATACCCGGTATGAGAAAAATCAAGATTTTTGTTGCTGCAGTAGTTCAGAAAAACAATGGAGGGGATTATATGGTGCTCAACAACCCGTTCTGTACAAGTTTATGGAGCAAGGAAAAGAGTGGTGGTACTATATGGCTTCGCGTTGAGCTACCTGGAGCACCTGGTTACATGAGAAATTGTCGTTTGTTGTTCGATAGAGGGAAACTTCTTGAGTCTATTCCAACGTTCTTTCTCTCGGTAGTACACCATTGTTATTTTTCTCTCAGTATCCACAATTGTGGTTATGTGAAAGTGTTTGGGCAGCTTCCTTGCCAGTTTGTGAGAGTTCAAGAGATGGTCGAGAAGCTATATCATCTCATTCAAGCTAAGATCGAGAACGATGTGGCAATACGTACGGATATGAACACAAACCGAGTCGAGGATTCCATTCTTATTGAACCTGTTTTACTTGAGGATGCGAACACAAGAGAGTTAGGTTCATTGGTTGTTGGATTTTGTTACAATGAGGAAGAAAGAAATATTTCCCCTCATGCTTTGGCTGAAACGGGGAAACATGACAATAGGGGCTCTATCAAAAAAAATGTTTTAATCAGTAGTGTGGTTTGGTCTTGTCATGGGTCTCTCTCCAGTACTCAAGCTAACTTTTTATCTCATATCCTCGAGGGCAAGGATAATTTAAAGGGGTGGGTATTTGTCACGTCCCATGAAGTAGTTATGGGCACCCATTGGTTAAGGGCACCCTTAGTTGTAGATAGTGCCTTGTAGTCTCACTTGTGTGAGTGGCACATGTCTTGTAGTTGTTGCCCTATTTAGTTTGGCAGATGTATTCTCATGAGTGAGTTTAATCGAATAGAAATTGTGTTGATGTGTTTTCTATATCTTTTGGGGTTTTACCCTTCAATCTCACAGTGTAAATCCTGTAGATTGGGCCTGATTATCCATTATGTAGTGTAGATTAATacaacttgtaggtttatctgtgagagacagatttatctattatcgtagatttttctgtgtgatacagatttgtttgttaaagtcttcgactttgggtcgtagcaactcttggttgtgggtgagatcagctaagggaatcaagtgcgtagtatcctgctgggatcagagacgtaaggagcgcaaatgtaccttgaatcagtgtgatattgattagggttcaactacagtccagatcgaagttagtttgtagtaatctagtgtctgtagcggcttaatacagtgtggtgttcaatctggactaggtcccggggtttttctgcatttgcggtttcctcgttaacaaaatttctggtgtctgtgttatttctattccgcattatattttgttatataattgaaatatcacaggttgtgcgtttgtatcgatcaattgtgaaatccaacctttggttgttgattggaaattgattgatcattggatattggtctttgataccatccaagtttattatccttgtatttgataaagactcgcaaattgttatttgcttgagtataaatcaaatcaagagacagagatattgactccttgatatactttttattaagattgagtctgactttctagttgattctcttaaaagtatattagagttcgtccatacagattgttaatcgaaatattgggtgtggttgttagacccccgctttttcagtattaatAAAATAAATGGAAACAACAACTAGATTACGAGTTCATTTAAATAAAAACATTAAAATTTAACCTCAATAACTTAAACATTAAAATAACAACTAGATTACAACATCACTTAAATAAGAACATTAAAATTTGACCCCAATAACTTAAAACTAAGAAAAGGTTGGTCGTCACCATCCATAGCGATATTGGTAATTGGTGTTGTGGTGGTGATGGAGGAACTTCATTTGCACTTAGCTTTTGCAATATTACTTGTCGTTTTAGTTCATAGTATCTTCTTGTCATTTGAGCCAACGTATCGAGATCCTTTTCCTATTGTACACCTTTCCTCCAAATCTATAGTAAGACGAGTTTTTTGCATGTGCTGTTAGAAAATTTTGCAAAATTTCATTTTGTTGTTGATGAGGTACATTTGCTATTCGTGTTTCTTTAAGAAACTTTCAATAAGTTTAGTACCTACATCGTTCATTTGTGATTCTTACGAGGATGGTGTAGGGGGTGTGATTGAGGGGCCCTTATTTTAGGTACGGTCTTTTTAGGTTGAGCTTTTGACTTGCATTTATCAGGTACAGTTGTGGTATTGTTATCCTCATTAATTAATGATATAGTCATTGTATATTGGCTAGTAGTAGTTTGAAATCCTTCTTGCAAAGGGATGCCATAAGGGATGT comes from Papaver somniferum cultivar HN1 chromosome 7, ASM357369v1, whole genome shotgun sequence and encodes:
- the LOC113300047 gene encoding uncharacterized protein LOC113300047 isoform X2, which translates into the protein MEVKCLHIRSTKIRLNAKEEIYLFQVKYVLPEALLVCQFESWGIDFVRFLQDVFKPATEWFSQAIVTGYFRFLRMGFFLYKPSSASVLYGNLAIREEEKKLHPNSAKIVLNSLFLAQYESDYDTRPWSWYGAVYKYLYFEYGRPLFNPRKDFEFCKWSFCLVKCDFTIENIYACIKWWDEHDMELVNLFVFKLRYSLEFLFDGSIVFVLQKWVEILNVGKWCNEILQQLTVFRSNLIVQKRRGSGSRQEPVDQGVGRCISFLAPRDNFQKSFVTASSNSIQRRLNGAGVKVHRLFHMVMNSGTVGAARVFKNTNELLDHVLHSRRWSFSGDLGSLVWLLKCGFFSGLTILCKESVKVVTDKQEGDSCVLARLLGPQSVFRIPQMLKMAALLRWKLKLVSTGWWSVGNDSLVLQPEVGKKDAFLFISANKEGDETILRIMGYVHVLMKLTVGIELEVMKILARALLILSLHLVITILFRVPRIFIMHLKENMMLIEKLEAVHLMGEQPSGIPGMRKIKIFVAAVVQKNNGGDYMVLNNPFCTSLWSKEKSGGTIWLRVELPGAPGYMRNCRLLFDRGKLLESIPTFFLSVVHHCYFSLSIHNCGYVKVFGQLPCQFVRVQEMVEKLYHLIQAKIENDVAIRTDMNTNRVEDSILIEPVLLEDANTRELGSLVVGFCYNEEERNISPHALAETGKHDNRGSIKKNVLISSVVWSCHGSLSSTQANFLSHILEGKDNLKGWVFVTSHEVVMGTHWLRAPLVVDSAL
- the LOC113300047 gene encoding uncharacterized protein LOC113300047 isoform X1, encoding MLTDGLPMEVKCLHIRSTKIRLNAKEEIYLFQVKYVLPEALLVCQFESWGIDFVRFLQDVFKPATEWFSQAIVTGYFRFLRMGFFLYKPSSASVLYGNLAIREEEKKLHPNSAKIVLNSLFLAQYESDYDTRPWSWYGAVYKYLYFEYGRPLFNPRKDFEFCKWSFCLVKCDFTIENIYACIKWWDEHDMELVNLFVFKLRYSLEFLFDGSIVFVLQKWVEILNVGKWCNEILQQLTVFRSNLIVQKRRGSGSRQEPVDQGVGRCISFLAPRDNFQKSFVTASSNSIQRRLNGAGVKVHRLFHMVMNSGTVGAARVFKNTNELLDHVLHSRRWSFSGDLGSLVWLLKCGFFSGLTILCKESVKVVTDKQEGDSCVLARLLGPQSVFRIPQMLKMAALLRWKLKLVSTGWWSVGNDSLVLQPEVGKKDAFLFISANKEGDETILRIMGYVHVLMKLTVGIELEVMKILARALLILSLHLVITILFRVPRIFIMHLKENMMLIEKLEAVHLMGEQPSGIPGMRKIKIFVAAVVQKNNGGDYMVLNNPFCTSLWSKEKSGGTIWLRVELPGAPGYMRNCRLLFDRGKLLESIPTFFLSVVHHCYFSLSIHNCGYVKVFGQLPCQFVRVQEMVEKLYHLIQAKIENDVAIRTDMNTNRVEDSILIEPVLLEDANTRELGSLVVGFCYNEEERNISPHALAETGKHDNRGSIKKNVLISSVVWSCHGSLSSTQANFLSHILEGKDNLKGWVFVTSHEVVMGTHWLRAPLVVDSAL